GCAGTTCTTGTAAGGGTCGTTGGTTGTGGAAAGATCCGTTTTGTGCACTGAGATGGGTTTGTTGGTGTTAAAGTTCCGTGAAAATGGTTTGTCAGGTTTGGTGGGTGTTGTGGTGCTGCCTTGATGAATGAAGCTAGGGTCGCTACGCTTTTTTGCCTCGTAGCTaacaaagttgcaaaaataCTCGAAGGGGGGGAAACGCCCGTCGCTTCCTTCTTTGTACCGTGACCCTGCGGACACCCACTTCTCCTGAAGCCCGTAAGGGAGTTTGTCCACGATTGGTCCTATCCCGCGAGAGGTGTCCAGATTAGTGTTGCACGATGTACCGATACTTCAAAAGCACCGCGattcttggaaattaaaaatgtcacgaTTCCTAAATTTATTAGTATCGATACTTCTAGAATGTCCGTGTTCCATATTTGTAAGAGACATATttcatgttggtgtgtgcaACGCACGCTCGAGTGCCTCCCTATGGACGtccgtgttttttctcctcacgcACGCAGCAagaggctgcactgctgctgtcatttaacaaacactacagagagatggCTGCATGTGCGAGTGATACTGTGGCCGCCGGTCCACGGCTGGTTGATAAAGATGACGCGAGGAGTGAGATATGGAGGTACTTTGCCTACCTTGCTGACAGTGAGGGCAAAGCTACCGATATGTCGAGACCTGTTTGTCGTAAGTGCTACAAACAATTGCAAACTAAGGGAGCCAACACCTCGAACCTGGCGAAACACTTGGCCGACAAGCACGCCGAGTTGCACAAGGAGTTTAAAGACCGACAGGTtagtatgtgaaatataacatgtatcatcacgttcatgaacttcatgcccttaaaacaagtcaaatgagaaggctatagtttattttgtgacaagtCACTGTTTTGCACCACCGTAGTTTGACCAGGCTATCTACAGAAATAGCAGGCTAACTATGGGCATTATCCTCATGGCTAACCACAATAGCCTGCCTAACGCTAGTTCAGCATCTTTCTTTGAAAACGCAACTTTCATAGATGACGTAAATAATTCGcaagctgctaaaataaagcatacaaaacatcagctaaaaTGATCTATAGCCTTTATTAGCCTatatgataaaaatcacagcatgtgcatgtttgtcagtgatttatttagccTGTATTGGGTTACAGCATTTAAAGAGCATGAACCTGCTGTACGCAAAGGAGGTGTAGGCCTATATGAAACCTTTGCCTTGTAAGAAATTATGGactcaaatataaagttaaccATCAAAGAAATCAGACATTGAAGTACAGGAAACGCCTATATTAATCcatgtcacagtttaaacaacattaggTTAACTCATTATATCCTATGAATAATGGTAATGTTATGGTTAAGTGAATGTTAGCAATTATCACTACCACTGCATAGAGATGTTAAGTTAGTCACAAGTTATTGTTACTATCACACATAAACTATTTAGGTCCTCCgttatgacacatttatcaccatcatattttaaatatttccattttcttctgctaCAGCGGTCTGCAGCTATGGGCTCTGGAAGAGCAACTCCTCAAAGGCAGCAGCCAACCCAGCAGCCAACCCTCCAAGCTATGTTTGAGCAGCACAACAAGTACCCCAGGGAGTCCAAGGAGGTAAAACGGCTTAACAGGGCAGTAGCAGAATTCATCTGTCTGGATCAAGTGCCAGTTTATATAGTGGAAAAAGCTGGGTTTAGAAACCTTATGCAAAATCTCGACAAAAGGTATGACGTCCCATCCAGGAATTTTTTCATGTACAATGAAATTCCCAAGATGTACAATGAAACAAGAGCGATAATCAGTGCCCAACTTAGTCACACAccgaatacatttttctcctgcaccACTGATCTCTGGACCAGCAGAACTGTGGACACTTACATGGCAGTAACACTCCAGTTCATTACACAGTCCTGGGAGATGCAGTCCTGGTGTTTAGGGTGCTCTGCATTGTATTCTGATCACACAGCCGACACTCTAAAGGAAACCCTGGAGCAAATTATCACAGATTCCTGGGGGCTAGACATGGCCAATATGGCTGGAATGACAACAGATAATGCGTCAAACAACCGCAAAGCTTTCAGTGAATACACCTGGATACCCTGTTTCGGGCACAATCTGCATTTGGCAGTGAACAAAGCCATAGATATTGATCGTGTGGCAAGCTGTCTGTCCAGGCTCCGTAAGACTGTGTCAGGCTTCTCCAGATCAAACAAGATGTCTAGactgttcaaagacaaacaaaagtctttaaaactgcCACAACATACATTAATCCATGATGAGCCCACCCGATGGGGTTCCACCTATGACATGGTGGAACGATtttgtgagcagcagcaagctgtCTCTGCGGTTCTGGCTGAGGACCGGAAGAAGTGGCACCTGATgcccagagacacagacatgacCACTATAGAAATAGTGAGGGATGTCTTGGCTCCACTCAGTGACTTCACTGATGCCctgagtggagagaaagaaaccaccATATCATCAGTCCTGCCACTGATGTGGAAAATCAAAGCCTGCCTAATAGAAGAGGAAGGCGACCGCCCCTTGGCCatagaaatgaagaacaaaattagaggagattttgagaaaaggtaCGATGACCACAACCTGCAGATGACCCTAAACACCTCTACGTTCCTTGATCCGAGATTTAAAGATACTTTTGTAACAATGGAGGAGGATATCAAGAGGGAGCTGCTCCTTAAATCTGAGGCCGTTCAGCTTCCATCCCACAGTCCAGTGGACCCTAGAGGAACAGGTGCTGCACCAAAGAGGAATAAGAGAGACTTAAAAAGTTTGCTCTGCACCATAAccacagagaagaaaggggcAGATAATTCTGAAACGAGGCACCATTCTCCCACACCTGCAACACCCACAGATAGACGActaaatgttgagtttcttgaatacaaacaattgaGAGAAATCAGCCCTGCAGAGGATCCCCTGGCCTGGTGGAGTCAACATGAGGCACAACTGCCCATCCTGGCACACTTT
This DNA window, taken from Eleginops maclovinus isolate JMC-PN-2008 ecotype Puerto Natales chromosome 9, JC_Emac_rtc_rv5, whole genome shotgun sequence, encodes the following:
- the LOC134869816 gene encoding E3 SUMO-protein ligase ZBED1-like, with the translated sequence MLVCATHARVPPYGRPCFFSSRTQQEAALLLSFNKHYREMAACASDTVAAGPRLVDKDDARSEIWRYFAYLADSEGKATDMSRPVCRKCYKQLQTKGANTSNLAKHLADKHAELHKEFKDRQRSAAMGSGRATPQRQQPTQQPTLQAMFEQHNKYPRESKEVKRLNRAVAEFICLDQVPVYIVEKAGFRNLMQNLDKRYDVPSRNFFMYNEIPKMYNETRAIISAQLSHTPNTFFSCTTDLWTSRTVDTYMAVTLQFITQSWEMQSWCLGCSALYSDHTADTLKETLEQIITDSWGLDMANMAGMTTDNASNNRKAFSEYTWIPCFGHNLHLAVNKAIDIDRVASCLSRLRKTVSGFSRSNKMSRLFKDKQKSLKLPQHTLIHDEPTRWGSTYDMVERFCEQQQAVSAVLAEDRKKWHLMPRDTDMTTIEIVRDVLAPLSDFTDALSGEKETTISSVLPLMWKIKACLIEEEGDRPLAIEMKNKIRGDFEKRYDDHNLQMTLNTSTFLDPRFKDTFVTMEEDIKRELLLKSEAVQLPSHSPVDPRGTGAAPKRNKRDLKSLLCTITTEKKGADNSETRHHSPTPATPTDRRLNVEFLEYKQLREISPAEDPLAWWSQHEAQLPILAHFAKNYLCIAASSCASERVFSTSGNICSPRRSRLTEEHLDMLVFLAKNLNKCKK